A genomic region of Seriola aureovittata isolate HTS-2021-v1 ecotype China chromosome 21, ASM2101889v1, whole genome shotgun sequence contains the following coding sequences:
- the jmjd1cb gene encoding probable JmjC domain-containing histone demethylation protein 2C isoform X1 translates to MAVEARPELVGKRFLCVSGDKPPEIGDIGRWPWRSGVIRAVNHRDSDNPDLTVYVEFDDQEWEKREWVKVYEDFQLFLLEHQLVWAKRKEGAGGGAGAGGGAGGLLQATKAKHIQWPALAFKPVVGKSLLSSVTAVEFLLDQQLDFLSDHSTFQPYQDEVDSQNPVLRDNPQLHEEVKGWLKDQKVQEIFMQGPYSLNGYRVRVYRQDSATQWFTGIITHHDLFSRNMVVMNDQVLEPQNVDPSMVQMTFLDDVVHSLLKGENIGITSRRRSRSSQNNNTAHMAGGRPGGTTGNNQSHYTRAQANSPRPIMTSSGPNPKGSQGTLASQQHSQLQQSQQPASQSHHSPSSSGREQREQRNSRSSRRKGSDSSVPEEDKDRREESTGRDSKSKVKQAVNKRRKGEEDEKKAGLKRLKTDMTSDLSESSDSENPHNKRTAHSSCSSSSSSSSSSSSSSSSSSSEPNSENELKTRTSDVKPSGVSKMEEDEKPLIQGAKMNSSSSLIGRLSPWVELQAAEESKKGVVKETGKMIMKEVEELVAVTQITQSPRQQSLIPDTIQGSIMESSKNTVKASSRSQTPLSSHLHGSGVIDITDDAQATVHRESSEAVSALLASQKAESTALSPYLPLNPSPVSSPPIPPSPSPSEGGRRTDIEPPMHQQQQQGIIGVGVTAARSSGSKIEFAPSEVIRPVASMADNVVLVEKEKTVLPHHHLHHHHQQQQHHQPHTQQQQHYTSLHPGIKSPSLSEETRKHPQQQLPPHKMNTVLPPDLAKSKMSPSPNPNQPQLDSLKQKPQHPNNSQSHPYPNTHPNEFLKAKSQPGLLDISKPKPNTSPEVSKHKIPRYSDTSPPPTGRLSAKIETVESVRSGFKPVPARPEAVGGGASGSTKSPLIIDKNETFTVYRDPALVRSDTENSAAATVSSNHVAAYLHPHLHTLHSPSPHSPCLTPASHPHATSHLLAAPHASALPHPHLLPPGVLPAMPPPTASLLGGHPRLDSPGGLGHLGLPHPAAAHQQQFLQGQGPPPPPLLTQAHSGAAGLGLYPILWQYPNGTPTSYPPGLNLPPTAKWVHPENPVTVNSEASLRRNTASPWLHQAAGNAGEGLGLLSHVPVRPASADAHRPPVKINTHTSPPLSKTSMDVHKEDVDKKGFVDTIRTLTLAQLKQEQTDRSRTPTGKDVHLHRLYLDPLTKARLANTQDAVQAADRASKYKEENRQILKESIEVAPFTAKIQRSSDSGMDRDRERSRDSAFPVRIPALTSPSPKASHTHPHVIQSEKSNYFTTLSNSVVNEPPRLYSSKELSSYYEKASVGAPGVVASIGAAVPNQGALSLGSHSSKTSLSKPPPLIKHQPEGGEGLAGKITEQLNQQVTLVQQQHQHHTGIDRIERRSPAISPSSSTSSSSSSAPNHHHHHHHHHQQQQQHQLRAMPSLHRAPVFHPPTQHALERKEAAEREREREKEREKERERAGYGGRLSPPTLTPIQPVSLAATGSKTSAEQQKPPTLLPELRDVKGHGNALAITSVASAISGEIMTSSTDRWRGGEIIQDRGGVYCGDKGVSRSKPQAAMASVIVRPSTAIKYDSSVGTNKSGAMIHQDLPQGRFYPSKLQGECPRLGESVRDLGAGRIIQPNSNMDDMCVQYKKTSVCGLQGTVGASTTNSVCRTVVSASSAFGIQSKCGTASRELGYSVSARSEIAAHKTGIGGWVLGHSGPGEHPEGFGSRTTSPGGSLPPPSPAGTPQPSPCLTPTPSSISGSTQPFSTSFVHLKKHKAALAAAQSRSNFCTAPTSITTGNSCLSVDSVDKAPIHSSPPPPSSSQASSSSSVDSSSSSSASGSTTPGKSSPLPNGQSSGSASTSSGQPSNYHKLKKAWLTRHSEEDRNTTATTSSTSTKPEKLPSTTTSTSNTSNTTAMSEMIKPCTVNLSASTSSEVEMSKDSGSKGERERQSEEKMGGTAGGGEERKAAPSSRRGNKRLYESASDSGGDDSDASESKMEGRAKRQPKPTYKKKQNDMAKKKGDNEKEEDDGKPNGIFRSAREKTKLKLASSNGIPRSVLKDWRKVKKLKQTGESFLQDDSCSEIGPNLQKCRECRVIRSKKGEEQAHSPVFCRFYYFRRLSYSKNGVIRMDGFSTPDQFDDEALALWAPGAMDESHLDQTTAKYILSFIGDKFCQMVVTENTAATWVKKDAKLAWKRAVRGVREMCDACEATLFNIHWVCQKCGFVVCLDCYKAKERRSSKDKELYSWLKCVKGQPHDHKHLMPTQIIPGTVLTDLVTSMHSLRDKHNIKSHCPCTNKQNILTKLPAINGVSQVLQNVLNHSNKLSLVKAEPGSQQNSDPGATKAETNGGGVGGSSPGSDGGSAPVTPPESQSPLHFLADLAEQKSREEKKENKESVLLGKSLKEDKEGESLVVLQQCKTTSVVANSTEQGSTLRDLLTTTAGKLKLGSTDAGIAFAPVYSTASQTGKGGRTMPNILDDIIASVVENKIPASRQSITTKLSIKQEPVPPGANNSNNNAVNEDTKPDRKKSVPVTAAVPEESTSQYPDIPHCWLNNRRLLWLKDHRNQNNWKLFRDCWKQGQPVLVSGIHKRLNASLWKADSFNQEFADHQGDLLNCKDQVVSNSGIKEFWDGFEDITKRPKSKDGEPMVYRLKDWPSGEEFMALMPSRYDDLMKNLPLPEYSDPEGNLNLASHLPSFFVRPDLGPRLCCAYGVAASQDQDFGTANLHVEVSDVVSVLVYVGVAKGNGVLSKTGVLKRLEEEDLDEGVRRRLKDSSETPGALWHIYLNRDMDKVREFLHKLCKEQGLEVSLDQDPIREQGWYLSRKQRQRLLDEHGVQGWTVVQFLGDSVLIPAGAMHQVQNLHSCVQVINDFVSPEHVANSFHLTQELRPSKEEVNYEDKLQVKNILYHCVKEAVSSLKRSSSEEDDEEENS, encoded by the exons gatGAGGTGGACAGTCAGAACCCAGTGTTAAGGGACAACCCTCAGCTCCATGAAGAAGTGAAGGGCTGGCTGAAAGACCAGAAGGTGCAGGAAATTTTCATGCAAG GTCCCTATTCATTGAATGGCTACCGTGTACGTGTGTATAGACAAGACTCGGCCACCCAGTGGTTCACTGGCATCATTACACACCACGACCTCTTCAGTCGAAACATGGTCGTTATGAATGACCAg GTGCTAGAGCCTCAGAATGTGGATCCATCCATGGTCCAGATGACCTTTCTGGATGATGTGGTCCACTCCCTTCTGAAAGGAGAAAACATCGGCATCACCTCCAGACGAAGGTCACGATCCAGCCAGAACAACAACACTGCCCAC ATGGCAGGAGGGAGACCCGGCGGGACCACTGGCAACAATCAG AGTCATTACACGCGAGCCCAAGCCAACAGCCCCCGCCCCATCATGACTTCATCAGGCCCCAACCCAAAAGGTTCCCAGGGGACGCTGGCCTCCCAGCAGCACAGCCAATTGCAGCAAAGCCAGCAACCAGCCAGCCAATCACACCACTCACCCAGCAGCAGTGGACGGGAGCAGAGAGAACAGCGCAACTCTCGCTCATCCAGGAGGAAAGGATCAGACAGCAGCGTTCCAGAGGAAGAcaaggacaggagagaggagagcacaGGGAGAG ACTCCAAGTCCAAGGTGAAGCAGGCGGTGAACAAACGTAGAAAGGGTGAGGAAGATGAGAAGAAGGCAGGATTAAAGAGGCTGAAGACTGACATGACGTCTGATCTGTCAGAGAGCAGTGACTCAGAAAACCCACACAACAAGAGGACTGCCCACTCCTcgtgctcctcttcctcctcatcgtcctcgtcatcctcctcctcctcctcttcctcctcctcagagccCAACTCTGAGAACGAACTTAAGACTCGCACCAGTGATGTAAAACCAAGTGGCGTTTCCAAAATGGAGGAAGACGAGAAGCCGCTAATACAGGGTGCCAAAATGAACAGTTCCTCATCTCTCATTGGTCGGCTGTCCCCATGGGTGGAGCTtcaagcagcagaggagagcaaGAAGGGTGTGGTTAAGGAAACGGGCAAAATGATAATGAAGGAGGTAGAGGAATTGGTCGCAGTAACACAGATCACCCAGTCTCCACGGCAACAGTCTCTGATTCCTGACACCATCCAGGGCAGCATTATGGAGAGCAGCAAGAACACTGTGAAAG catCTTCTCGATCCCAGACCCCGCTGTCATCCCACCTCCATGGCAGTGGTGTGATCGACATCACAGATGACGCCCAGGCCACAGTGCACCGCGAGAGTTCAGAGGCAGTGTCGGCTCTGCTCGCCTCCCAGAAGGCTGAGTCCACTGCCCTCTCACCTTATCTTCCCCTCAACCCCTCCCCCGTCTCCTCACCTCCCATTCCACCCTCTCCCTCACCATCAGAGGGAGGCCGCAGGACAGATATTGAGCCTCCcatgcatcagcagcagcagcaaggcaTAATAGGAGTTGGTGTGACAGCAGCCAGGAGCTCAGGCAGCAAGATTGAGTTTGCTCCCTCTGAGGTCATCAG GCCTGTCGCATCAATGGCTGATAACGTCGTGCtggtggagaaggagaaaaccgttcttcctcatcatcatcttcatcatcatcatcaacagcagcagcatcatcagccacacacacaacaacagcaacactaCACATCTCTCCACCCCGGCATTAAGAGCCCGTCTTTATCTGAAGAGACGAGAAAacatccacaacaacaactgcccccCCATAAGATGAACACAGTCCTCCCACCTGACTTAGCCAAATCCAAAATGAGCCCCAGCCCAAACCCCAACCAACCTCAGCTCGACTCCCTGAAACAGAAACCCCAGCACCCCAACAACTCTCAGAGCCACCCCTACCCCAACACACACCCAAATGAATTTCTCAAAGCTAAGTCCCAGCCAGGCCTGCTGGACATCTCCAAACCCAAACCCAACACCTCCCCAGAGGTCTCTAAACATAAAATACCAAGGTACTCTGATACCTCGCCCCCTCCGACTGGCCGTTTGTCTGCTAAAATAGAAACAGTAGAATCTGTGCGGTCCGGTTTTAAGCCGGTGCCGGCGCGGCCTGAGGCGGTTGGAGGCGGTGCGAGCGGCAGCACCAAGAGCCCCCTGATAATCGATAAGAACGAAACCTTCACTGTTTACAGGGACCCAGCACTGGTCCGCTCCGACACAGAGAACTCTGCTGCAGCCACCGTCTCTTCCAACCACGTGGCAGCCTATCTCCACCCCCACCTGCACACCCTGCACTCCCCGTCCCCCCACTCCCCCTGCCTCACCCCTGCATCCCACCCACACGCCACCTCCCACCTCCTCGCCGCTCCTCACGCCTCTGCCCTACCTCATCCGCACCTTTTACCCCCTGGGGTGCTCCCAGCTATGCCTCCTCCCACAGCATCTCTCCTCGGGGGACACCCTCGGCTTGACTCCCCTGGCGGGTTGGGCCACCTCGGCCTACCTCACCCAGCAGCCGCACACCAGCAGCAGTTTCTACAG ggtcagggcccccctccaccccctctaCTAACCCAGGCTCACAGCGGGGCAGCGGGGCTGGGCCTGTACCCAATTCTCTGGCAGTACCCCAATGGTACACCAACCTCCTACCCCCCAGGACTCAACCTTCCCCCCACAGCTAAGTGGGTCCACCCTGAAAATCCTGTCACCGTGAATTCTGAGGCATCTCTCAGGAGG aACACAGCCAGTCCATGGCTGCACCAGGCTGCTGGTAACGCTGGTGAGGGTCTGGGTTTGCTGAGCCACGTCCCTGTTCGGCCAGCAAGCGCCGACGCCCACCGTCCCCCTGTCaagatcaacacacacacaagccctcCACTGTCAAAGACCAGCATGGATGTTCATAAAGA AGATGTGGATAAGAAAGGCTTTGTGGACACGATCAGGACTCTGACGTTGGCCCAGCTGAAACAGGAGCAGACGGACAGGAGTCGCACCCCCACAGGGAAGGACGTCCACTTACACCGCCTCTACCTGGACCCCCTCACCAAGGCTCGCCTGgcaaacacacag GATGCAGTTCAGGCAGCAGATCGAGCCAGTAAATACAAAGAAGAGAATCGTCAAATCCTGAAGGAGAGCATCGAGGTCGCTCCCTTCACCGCGAAGATCCAACGCTCCAGTGACTCCGGGATGGACCGAGACAGAGAGCGAAGCAGGGACTCTGCCTTCCCTGTCCGGATACCAGCTCTCACCTCCCCCAGCCCCAAGGCCAGCCACACCCATCCCCATGTCATCCAGTCGGAAAAGAGCAACTACTTCACCACACTGTCCAACAGTGTAGTGAATGAGCCTCCGAGACTGTACTCCTCCAAGGAGCTCAGCTCTTATTATGAGAAAGCATCCGTCGGAGCTCCAGGGGTTGTAGCCAGTATTGGGGCCGCTGTGCCAAACCAGGGAGCTCTGTCCCTGGGCAGCCACAGCTCCAAAACCTCCCTCTCCAAGCCCCCTCCTCTCATCAAGCACCAGCCGGAGGGAGGAGAGGGTTTAGCAGGGAaaatcactgagcagctcaACCAGCAGGTAACACTAGtccaacagcagcatcagcaccacACAGGTATTGACAGGATAGAACGCCGCAGCCCTGCcatttctccttcctcttccacgtcctcctcttcctcttcagcccccaaccaccatcatcatcaccaccatcaccaccaacagcagcagcaacaccagCTCAGGGCAATGCCATCTCTCCACCGAGCGCCTGTCTTCCATCCCCCCACGCAGCACGCGCTGGAACGGAAAGAGGCtgcagagcgagagagggagcgagagaaggaaagggagaaagaaagggagagagcaGGTTATGGTGGACGCCTGTCTCCACCCACCCTCACACCCAtccagccagttagcttagcggCAACTGGTAGCAAAACATCAGCAGAACAGCAGAAACCTCCCACACTGCTGCCGGAACTCAGGGACGTCAAAGGTCATGGAAATGCTCTCGCCATCACCTCTGTGGCCTCTGCCATCAGTGGGGAGATTATGACTTCATcaacagacaggtggagaggtggagagaTAATTCAGGATAGAGGAGGAGTATACTGTGGAGATAAAGGAGTGTCGAGGAGCAAGCCCCAAGCCGCAATGGCATCAGTCATTGTACGTCCATCGACAGCCATTAAGTACGACAGTTCTGTTGGTACTAACAAATCTGGTGCTATGATCCATCAGGATCTTCCCCAGGGGAGGTTTTACCCATCCAAGCTTCAGGGGGAATGTCCCCGGTTAGGCGAGAGTGTTAGAGACCTTGGAGCTGGTAGGATTATCCAACCCAACTCGAACATGGATGACATGTGTGTCCAGTataaaaagacttctgtgtgtGGCCTGCAGGGAACTGTGGGAGCTAGTACAACAAACTCTGTGTGCAGGACTGTCGTTTCAGCCTCCTCAGCTTTTGGCATACAGAGTAAATGTGGGACAGCCTCCCGTGAGCTGGGTTACTCAGTTTCCGCTCGCAGTGAGATTGCAGCTCATAAAACTGGCATTGGTGGCTGGGTGCTGGGTCACTCAGGACCAGGAGAGCACCCGGAGGGCTTTGGCTCACGTACCACATCTCCTGGGGGATCACTGCCTCCCCCTAGTCCAGCAGGGACACCCCAACCCAGTCCATGCCTAACCCCAACACCTAGCTCTATTTCTGGCTCCACTCAGCCTTTCTCCACCTCCTTTGTCCATCTCAAGAAGCACAAAGCTGCTTTGGCTGCAGCTCAGTCCAGAAGCAACTTCTGCACAGCTCCCACATCCATCACAACTGGAAACTCCTGCTTGTCTGTGGATTCAGTTGACAAAGCTCCCATTCACAGctccccacctccaccctcctctaGCCAAGCCTCCTCCTCGTCATCAGTTgacagcagtagcagcagctcTGCAAGCGGGAGCACAACACCAGGCAAGTCCAGTCCCCTGCCTAACGGCCAGTCCTCAGGATCAGCCTCAACAAGCAGCGGGCAACCCAGTAACTACCACAAGCTGAAGAAAGCCTGGTTAACCCGCCACTCAGAGGAGGACAGGAacacaactgctacaacaagtTCCACCAGTACGAAACCAGAGAAACTGCCCAGCACTACCACCAGCACCAGTAACACAAGTAACACCACTGCCATGTCAGAAATGATCAAACCCTGTACAGTCAATCTCAGCGCCTCCACCTCCAGTGAAGTGGAAATGAGCAAGGACAGTGGAAGcaaaggtgagagagagagacagtcagaggaGAAGATGGGGGGAACAGCAGGAGGTGGGGAGGAAAGGAAAGCAGCTCCTTCATCAAGGCGAGGGAACAAACGGTTATATGAGTCCGCTTCAGATAGCGGAGGAGATGACTCAGACGCCAGTGAGAGCAAGATGGAGGGGCGGGCCAAACGCCAGCCTAAACCAACCTACAAGAAGAAACAGAATGACATGGCCAAGAAGAAAGGAGACAATGAAAAGGAGGAAGATGACGGGAAGCCCAACGGCATCTTCAGATCAGCCCGAGAGAAGACCAAGCTGAAACTGGCCAGCAGCA ACGGGATCCCCCGCTCAGTGCTGAAGGACTGGAGGAAGgtgaagaagctgaagcagaCAGGGGAGTCTTTCCTGCAGGATGACTCGTGTTCAGAAATTGGCCCCAACTTGCAGAAGTGTCGTGAGTGCAGGGTGATCCGCAGCAAGAAGGGAGAGGAGCAGGCACATTCTCCTGTCTTCTGTCGCTTCTACTATTTCAGACG GCTTTCCTATAGTAAAAATGGAGTCATTAGGATGGATGGCTTCTCCACTCCAGACCAGTTTGATGATGAGGCCCTGGCCCTATGGGCCCCTGGGGCAATGGACGAGAGCCACCTGGACCAAACCACCGCCAAATACATCCTCAGCTTCATAGGAGACAAGTTCTGTCAAATGGTTGTGACTGAGAATACTGCAGCTACCTGGGTCAAGAAGGATG ctaAGCTGGCGTGGAAGCGAGCGGtgagaggggtgagagagaTGTGTGACGCTTGTGAGGCAACACTCTTCAACATCCACTGGGTCTGTCAGAAATGTGGCTTTGTGGTCTGCTTGGACTGCTACAAGgccaaggagaggaggagctcCAAAG atAAAGAACTGTACAGCTGGCTGAAGTGTGTGAAAGGCCAACCCCACGATCACAAACACCTGATGCCAACACAGATCATACCTGGCACAG TGCTGACAGATTTGGTGACTTCCATGCACTCgctgagagacaaacacaacatcaaatCCCACTGTCCCTGCACCAACAAACAGAACATCCTCACCAAACTGCCAGCCATCAATGGAGTCTCACAG GTTCTGCAGAACGTCCTGAACCATAGTAACAAACTGTCTCTGGTAAAAGCTGAGCCGGGCTCTCAGCAGAACTCTGATCCAGGAGCAACCAAGGCAGAGACTAACGGAGGAGGTGTTGGAGGAAGCAGCCCAGGCAGCGACGGAGGAAGTGCTCCTGTCACCCCACCAGAGTCTCAGTCACCTCTGCACTTCCTGGCTGACCTGGCAGAGCAGAAATccagggaggaaaagaaag AAAACAAGGAGTCAGTGTTGCTGGGTAAATCACTGAAGGAAGACAAGGAGGGAGAAAGCCTGGTGGTGTTGCAGCAGTGTAAAACCACCTCAGTGGTAGCTAACAGTACAGAACAGGGCTCCACACTCAGAGATCTGCTCACCACCACCGCAGGGAAGCTGAAGCTGGGCTCTACTGATGCAGGAATCGCCTTTGCACCAGTCTACTCTACTGCTTCACAG ACTGGAAAGGGTGGGCGGACCATGCCCAATATCCTCGATGATATCATTGCTTCAGTAGTTGAGAATAAAATCCCCGCCAGCCGCCAGAGCATCACCACCAAGCTGTCAATCAAGCAAGAGCCGGTCCCTCCAGGCgctaacaacagcaacaacaacgcCGTTAATGAGGATACCAAACCAGACAGGAAGAAGTCAGTGCCTGTTACTGCAGCTGTGCCAGAGGAATCAACCAGTCAGTACCCAGACATTCCCCACTGCTGGTTAAACAACAGACGGTTACTGTGGCTCAAAGATCACCGCAACCAGAACAACTGGAAGCTATTCAGAGACTGCTGGAAACAAGGACAG cCTGTTCTGGTGTCAGGGATCCACAAGCGACTGAACGCCAGTCTGTGGAAGGCGGACTCCTTCAACCAGGAGTTTGCAGACCATCAAGGAGACCTTCTCAACTGTAAAGACCAGGTGGTGTCCAACTCCGGCATCAAGGAGTTCTGGGATggatttgaagacatcacca AGCGGCCCAAGTCCAAGGATGGAGAACCTATGGTCTACAGACTGAAGGACTGGCCGTCTGGAGAGGAGTTCATGGCCCTCATGCCCTCAAG ATACGATGACTTGATGAAGAACCTGCCCCTGCCAGAGTACTCTGATCCAGAGGGGAACCTCAACCTGGCGTCCCACCTGCCATCTTTCTTTGTCAGGCCAGATCTGGGGCCGAGACTCTGCTGTGCCTACG GTGTAGCTGCGTCTCAGGACCAGGACTTTGGGACTGCCAACCTTCATGTGGAAGTGTCAGATGTCGTGTCTGTGCTGGTTTATGTTGGAGTAGCCAAAGGCAACGGAGTCCTGTCCAAAACTG gagtgttGAAgcgtctggaggaggaggatctaGATGAGGGAGTCCGGAGGAGGCTCAAAGACTCCAGTGAGACACCGGGGGCGCTGTGGCACATCTACCTCAACAGGGACATGGACAAAGTCCGAGAGTTCCTGCACAAG CTCTGCAAGGAGCAGGGATTGGAAGTGTCGCTGGACCAGGACCCAATCAGAGAGCAGGGCTGGTATCTGAGCAGGAAGCAGCGTCAGCGGCTGCTAGATGAGCACGGAGTTCAGGGCTGGACTGTAGTTCAATTCCTGGGAGACTCTGTCCTTATACCAGCAGGGGCTATGCACCAG GTCCAGAACCTCCACAGCTGTGTTCAGGTCATCAATGACTTTGTGTCCCCGGAGCATGTGGCCAACTCCTTCCATCTGACCCAGGAGCTCCGGCCCAGTAAAGAGGAGGTCAACTATGAGGATAAACTACAG gtaAAGAACATCCTGTACCACTGTGTGAAGGAGGCAGTGAGCTCCCTGAAGAGGAGCAGCTCTGAGGAGGACGATGAGGAGGAGAACTCATGA